In Cydia amplana chromosome 25, ilCydAmpl1.1, whole genome shotgun sequence, one genomic interval encodes:
- the LOC134659773 gene encoding ADP,ATP carrier protein: MSNLADPVAFAKDFIAGGVSAAVSKTAVAPIERVKLLLQVQHVSKQITEDQRYKGIVDAFVRIPKEQGFTSFWRGNLANVIRYFPTQALNFAFKDKYKQVFLGGVDKKTQFWRWFAGNLASGGAAGATSLCFVYPLDFARTRLAADVGKGAGQREFSGLGNCLTKIFKSDGLVGLYRGFGVSVQGIIIYRASYFGFYDTARGMLPDPKNTPIVISWAIAQVVTTVAGIMSYPFDTVRRRMMMQSGRAKGDILYKNTLHCWATIAKSEGTSAFFKGAFSNVLRGTGGAFVLVLYEEIKKVL, from the coding sequence ATGTCGAACCTCGCCGATCCGGTCGCGTTCGCGAAGGACTTCATCGCCGGAGGCGTGTCCGCCGCGGTCTCCAAGACCGCCGTGGCGCCCATCGAGCGCGTCAAGCTACTGCTCCAGGTGCAGCACGTGAGCAAGCAGATCACCGAGGACCAGCGCTACAAGGGTATCGTCGATGCCTTCGTGCGCATCCCCAAGGAGCAGGGCTTCACCTCCTTCTGGCGCGGTAACCTCGCCAACGTCATCAGGTACTTCCCCACGCAGGCGCTCAACTTCGCCTTCAAGGACAAGTACAAGCAGGTGTTCCTCGGCGGCGTAGACAAGAAGACCCAGTTCTGGCGCTGGTTCGCCGGTAACCTGGCGTCCGGCGGCGCGGCCGGAGCCACCTCGCTGTGCTTCGTGTACCCGCTCGACTTCGCGCGTACCCGCCTCGCCGCCGACGTCGGCAAGGGCGCCGGCCAGCGCGAGTTCAGCGGCCTCGGCAACTGCCTCACCAAGATCTTCAAGTCCGACGGCCTCGTCGGCCTGTACAGAGGCTTCGGCGTGTCGGTGCAGGGTATCATCATCTACCGCGCGTCCTACTTCGGCTTCTACGATACCGCGCGTGGCATGTTGCCCGACCCCAAGAACACTCCCATCGTCATCAGCTGGGCCATCGCTCAGGTCGTCACCACCGTGGCCGGTATCATGTCGTATCCCTTCGACACGGTCCGTAGGCGCATGATGATGCAGTCCGGCCGCGCCAAGGGCGACATCCTGTACAAGAACACCCTGCACTGCTGGGCCACCATCGCCAAGTCTGAGGGCACGTCCGCCTTCTTCAAGGGCGCCTTCTCCAACGTGCTCAGAGGCACCGGCGGCGCCTTCGTGCTCGTCCTATACGAAGAGATCAAGAAGGTCCTGTAA
- the LOC134659540 gene encoding transcription initiation factor TFIID subunit 10-like has product MEFKFNNMQMGRMGSPSVGMDEDSGAGHALSDFLLQLENYNPSIPDSVVAHYLNMAGFESQDPRLVRLIALASQKFLSDVANDALQHSKMRTSSQVSSSSKSQKGPKEKKYIMTMEDLVPALQEYGIVARKPHYYV; this is encoded by the exons ATGGaatttaagtttaataacaTGCAGATGGGTCGCATGGGTTCTCCGTCCGTCGGAATGGACGAGGACAGCGGCGCGGGGCATGCACTCAGCGATTTTCTTCTGCAGCTCGAGAACTACAATCCTTCTATTCCTGATTCAGTCGTTGCTCATTACCTGAATATGGCTGGATTCGAGTCTCAAGACCCTAG GTTGGTTCGGCTGATAGCCCTGGCTTCCCAAAAGTTTCTGTCAGACGTGGCCAACGATGCGCTGCAGCACAGCAAGATGCGCACCTCCAGCcag GTCAGCTCCAGCTCGAAGAGCCAGAAGGGTCCGAAGGAGAAAAAGTACATCATGACGATGGAGGACCTGGTGCCCGCGCTGCAGGAGTACGGCATCGTGGCGCGCAAGCCGCACTACTACGtctag
- the LOC134659526 gene encoding uncharacterized protein LOC134659526, whose product MRGVSSGAAEIMLESLAPNTVKQYDTYLKRWYMFCGKNNIDYFKATIPEVLTFLTELCSEGAGYGSVNCCKSALVLLLGNKISSDDRVKRFMKGVFRLHPPQPKYNTTWDPQLVLNHLSKLSPNKNLSLENLSKKLVTLLAIVTAHRVQTLSLIKLSNIYHYSDKVLIKISDLIKTSRPGSHQPVLSLPFFKEKPDICPGQALLDYINMTKDIRGGCERLFIAFKKPHKEITSQTISRWIKTTLKDSGIDTSIFTSHSTRHASVSAANRLGVNIDVIRKTAGWSGTSKVFAKFYNRPIVPTNDFARSLVSH is encoded by the coding sequence ATGAGAGGAGTGTCGTCTGGTGCGGCCGAAATTATGTTGGAATCCCTCGCGCCTAACACCGTCAAGCAGTATGACACGTACTTGAAACGCTGGTATATGTTTTGTGGGAAAAATAATATTGATTATTTTAAGGCAACTATTCCAGAAGTGCTTACCTTCTTAACAGAATTGTGTAGCGAGGGAGCTGGGTATGGAAGTGTAAATTGTTGTAAATCCGCTCTGGTGCTTTTATTGGGAAATAAGATCTCATCAGATGATAGGGTAAAACGCTTCATGAAGGGCGTTTTTCGGTTACACCCACCACAACCTAAATATAATACAACCTGGGACCCTCAATTAGTCTTAAATCATTTGTCAAAACTGTCacctaataaaaatctttcattggaaaatttaagtaaaaaattaGTAACTCTATTAGCTATCGTTACTGCACACCGAGTGCAAACCTTGTCCCTGATAAAATTATCGAACATTTACCATTATTCTGATAAAGTTCTTATAAAAATATCAGACTTGATCAAAACTTCCAGACCAGGTTCGCATCAACCTGTGTTATCTTTACCATTTTTCAAAGAAAAACCTGATATTTGCCCAGGTCAAGCATTGTTAGACTATATAAATATGACAAAGGACATTCGTGGTGGTTGTGAGCGATTATTtatcgccttcaaaaaaccgcaTAAAGAGATCACTTCCCAAACAATTAGCAGATGGATTAAGACTACACTAAAAGATAGTGGTATTGATACCTCCATTTTCACCTCCCACTCAACTCGCCATGCATCGGTGTCAGCCGCAAATCGCTTGGGAGTGAACATTGATGTAATCAGAAAAACAGCTGGTTGGAGTGGCACTTCCAAAGTTTTCGCAAAATTTTATAATAGGCCCATAGTGCCAACTAATGATTTTGCAAGATCCTTAGTATCTCATTAA
- the LOC134659485 gene encoding peroxynitrite isomerase THAP4-like — MAAVEMSEALKPISWLAGRWKTENGSGKYPNIPEFHYHEVLEFTCIGQPMLNFTSTSRHPEKQTPMHQERGFLRIKPGSHQLAFMVSHNFGLTSLEEGQVEPETQQVVLTSTSISRMSFAKQPFVKSLKRVWKLLDAGTLEVTIYMETDDTPLTEHLKAVYTKEC, encoded by the exons ATGGCAGCTGTAGAAATGTCTGAAGCGTTGAAGCCGATCAGCTGGCTCGCCGGCCGGTGGAAAACTGAAAACGGCTCCGGAAAATACCCGAACATCCCCGAGTTTCACTACCACGAAGTTTTGGAGTTCACCTGCatag GTCAACCAATGTTGAACTTCACCTCCACATCTCGGCACCCCGAGAAGCAGACTCCAATGCACCAGGAGCGCGGTTTCCTCCGCATCAAGCCCGGCTCCCACCAGCTCGCCTTCATGGTCAGCCACAACTTTGGACTGACATCACTCGAGGAAGGCCAAGTGGAACCGGAAACACAACAAGTTGTTTTAACTTCAACTAGTATCTCACGGATGTCATTTGCGAAACAGCCATTTGTTAAGAGCTTGAAACGGGTGTGGAAGCTCCTGGATGCGGGCACTCTGGAAGTGACCATTTATATGGAGACTGATGATACGCCACTTACTGAGCATCTGAAGGCTGTTTATACCAAAGAATGTTAG